Proteins from a single region of Catenulispora acidiphila DSM 44928:
- a CDS encoding SCO1664 family protein, which produces MSTPGADAAAEQDLDPAEVRQVLTAGELTITGRITNASNATLYGTVALDGVTLNCVHKPVAGERPLWDFPNGTLASREVAAYELSQATGWRIVPPTVMREGPWGPGMCQLWIDTPDEDDHDLLALLPEDFDDDPADQTAAQWRPVLAVELGDGRPAVLAHKADERLRRIAAFDAVVNNADRKGGHLLVGITEPDHVYGIDHGLTFNVEDKLRTLLWGFSSEPLGAEVREVLERLDRDIASGELRGRLGGLLHAGEVAATRERIKELLDTDRIPGPEGRRRPVPWPPF; this is translated from the coding sequence TTGAGCACCCCCGGAGCGGACGCGGCAGCCGAGCAGGATCTCGATCCGGCCGAGGTCCGACAGGTCCTGACGGCCGGTGAGCTGACCATCACCGGCCGGATCACCAACGCCTCCAACGCCACCTTGTACGGCACCGTGGCGCTGGACGGCGTGACCCTGAACTGCGTGCACAAGCCGGTGGCCGGCGAGCGTCCGCTGTGGGACTTCCCCAACGGCACGCTGGCCTCCCGCGAAGTGGCCGCCTACGAGCTGTCGCAGGCCACGGGCTGGCGCATCGTCCCGCCGACGGTGATGCGCGAGGGCCCGTGGGGACCGGGCATGTGCCAGCTGTGGATCGACACCCCCGACGAGGACGACCACGACCTGCTCGCGCTGCTCCCGGAGGACTTCGACGACGACCCCGCCGACCAGACCGCGGCGCAGTGGCGCCCGGTCCTGGCGGTGGAACTCGGCGACGGCCGCCCGGCGGTGCTGGCGCACAAGGCCGACGAGCGGCTGCGGCGCATCGCGGCGTTCGACGCGGTGGTGAACAACGCCGACCGCAAGGGCGGCCACCTGCTGGTCGGGATCACCGAGCCGGACCACGTCTACGGCATCGACCACGGACTGACCTTCAACGTCGAGGACAAACTGCGGACCCTGCTGTGGGGCTTCAGCAGCGAGCCGCTGGGCGCCGAGGTCCGCGAGGTGCTGGAGCGGCTGGACCGCGACATCGCCTCCGGCGAGCTCCGCGGGCGCCTCGGCGGGCTGCTGCACGCCGGGGAGGTCGCGGCGACCCGGGAGCGGATCAAGGAGCTGCTGGACACCGACCGGATACCGGGACCTGAGGGGCGGCGGCGGCCGGTGCCGTGGCCGCCGTTCTAG
- the mshC gene encoding cysteine--1-D-myo-inosityl 2-amino-2-deoxy-alpha-D-glucopyranoside ligase, which translates to MHAWPAPEVPELPGHGSAVRLHDTAAQGLVPTPAAAPGEAARIYVCGITPYDATHMGHANTYLTFDLIQRAWLDAGHPVSYVQNVTDVDDPLLERAAATGRDWEALAESETALFREDMTALRILPPQHYVGAVESIPLVVDLVVKLLERGAAYDVDGDVYFSVHADPAFGAVAHLDAPEMLTTFGERGGDPGRPGKKDPLDCLLWQAEREGEPSWEPGEQARAAGLKPGRPGWHIECAAIALEHLGMGIDLQGGGSDLAFPHHEMGASEAQVVTGQRPYAHSYVHSGMVGLDGEKMSKSKGNLVLVSKLRHAGVDPMAIRLALLAHHYRTDWEWTDADLVSAVARLARWRAAVSRPDGVPADDVLDAVRARIADDLDAPGALAVIDAWVARQEAADGDDTAAASAQRNTAAPGQISRITDALLGVAL; encoded by the coding sequence ATGCACGCATGGCCCGCCCCCGAGGTCCCCGAACTGCCCGGCCACGGCTCCGCCGTCCGGCTCCACGACACCGCGGCGCAGGGCCTGGTGCCCACGCCCGCGGCGGCCCCCGGCGAGGCGGCCCGCATCTACGTGTGCGGCATCACGCCCTACGACGCGACCCACATGGGACACGCCAACACCTACCTGACGTTCGACCTGATCCAGCGCGCCTGGCTGGACGCCGGACACCCGGTGTCCTACGTGCAGAACGTCACCGACGTCGACGACCCGCTGCTGGAGCGCGCCGCGGCCACCGGCCGGGACTGGGAGGCGCTCGCGGAGTCCGAGACCGCTCTGTTCCGCGAGGACATGACCGCCCTGCGCATCCTGCCGCCGCAGCACTACGTCGGCGCCGTGGAGTCGATCCCGCTGGTCGTGGACCTGGTCGTGAAGCTGCTGGAGCGCGGCGCCGCCTACGACGTGGACGGCGACGTCTACTTCTCGGTGCACGCCGACCCCGCCTTCGGCGCCGTCGCGCACCTGGACGCCCCCGAGATGCTCACCACCTTCGGCGAGCGCGGCGGCGACCCGGGCCGCCCCGGCAAGAAGGACCCGCTGGACTGCCTGCTCTGGCAGGCCGAACGCGAGGGCGAGCCGTCCTGGGAGCCCGGCGAGCAGGCGCGCGCCGCGGGTCTGAAGCCCGGCCGCCCCGGCTGGCACATCGAGTGCGCCGCGATCGCCCTGGAGCACCTGGGCATGGGCATCGACCTGCAGGGCGGCGGCAGCGACCTGGCCTTCCCGCACCACGAGATGGGCGCCTCCGAGGCGCAGGTGGTCACCGGGCAGCGGCCCTACGCGCACAGCTACGTGCACTCCGGCATGGTCGGCCTGGATGGCGAGAAGATGTCGAAGTCCAAGGGCAACCTGGTCCTGGTCTCCAAGCTCCGCCACGCCGGCGTCGACCCCATGGCGATCCGCCTGGCACTGCTGGCGCACCACTACCGCACCGACTGGGAGTGGACCGACGCCGACCTGGTGAGCGCCGTGGCCCGCCTGGCGCGCTGGCGTGCGGCGGTGTCCCGGCCCGACGGCGTCCCGGCGGACGACGTGCTGGACGCGGTGCGCGCGCGGATCGCCGACGACCTCGACGCGCCGGGGGCGCTCGCGGTGATCGACGCCTGGGTGGCCCGGCAGGAGGCCGCCGACGGCGACGACACCGCCGCGGCTTCGGCACAGCGGAACACGGCGGCACCGGGACAGATCAGCCGGATCACGGACGCGCTGCTGGGCGTGGCGCTGTAA
- a CDS encoding GNAT family N-acetyltransferase, protein MKQSPELLAAHQARRETVDPLLAAAQPLPDPLETDTELSCPGGAALMRNSAADPESWGYTFFAAHESRLLPQVDGPRAFAELLDLWAAQDAFRPGPDSIATITWPSRDTEMSRALVERGFAQQSIFAVRLAPPSAGDGAAAAASPAAADAADAGGVVIRHAGPEDTATVTRLWLEQLHWDARFGYLAIRPSTPARLADEVAEAVGGEEKRAWIAERDGEAVGLMVVQPPEHAGWAANTIRAERPVAYLNCGAVSAGERGGGVGRALARHVHAELDAEGHGAVLLHYTAANPLSGPFWHRCGYRPLLTTWTRGTVG, encoded by the coding sequence GTGAAACAGAGTCCGGAATTGCTTGCGGCGCATCAGGCGCGACGAGAGACTGTCGATCCGTTGCTGGCTGCCGCGCAGCCGCTTCCCGATCCCCTGGAGACGGACACCGAACTGAGTTGTCCGGGCGGTGCGGCGCTGATGCGGAACAGCGCGGCCGATCCGGAGTCCTGGGGGTACACCTTCTTCGCCGCTCATGAGAGCAGGCTGCTGCCGCAGGTCGACGGGCCGAGGGCGTTCGCCGAGCTGCTGGATCTGTGGGCGGCGCAGGACGCGTTCCGGCCCGGTCCGGACAGCATCGCCACGATCACCTGGCCCTCGCGGGACACCGAGATGTCGCGGGCGCTGGTCGAGCGCGGCTTCGCGCAGCAGTCGATCTTCGCGGTGCGGCTTGCTCCGCCGTCGGCCGGCGACGGCGCGGCTGCTGCGGCTTCTCCTGCCGCGGCTGATGCCGCTGACGCCGGTGGTGTCGTGATCCGGCACGCCGGGCCCGAGGACACCGCCACGGTCACGCGCCTGTGGCTGGAGCAGCTGCACTGGGACGCGCGGTTCGGCTACCTCGCGATCCGTCCCTCCACCCCGGCGCGGCTGGCCGACGAGGTCGCCGAAGCCGTCGGCGGCGAGGAGAAGCGGGCCTGGATCGCCGAGCGGGACGGCGAGGCCGTCGGACTGATGGTCGTGCAGCCGCCGGAACACGCCGGGTGGGCCGCGAACACCATCCGCGCCGAGCGGCCCGTCGCCTACCTGAACTGCGGAGCCGTGAGCGCGGGGGAGCGGGGCGGCGGGGTCGGCAGGGCGCTGGCGCGGCACGTGCACGCCGAGCTGGACGCCGAAGGACACGGCGCGGTCCTGCTGCACTACACGGCCGCGAACCCGCTGTCGGGACCCTTCTGGCACCGCTGCGGATACCGGCCGCTGCTCACTACGTGGACACGCGGGACCGTCGGCTGA
- a CDS encoding DUF3090 domain-containing protein, with the protein MSRELFVYDPPERFVAGTVGLPGHRTFYLQAASGGRITSVALEKEQVEALAERLDDLLDEVVRRSGGAAPVPAIAPLELSDDKPLEQPVFEEFRVAALALAWDGETQRVVIEAMAPMEGEGEPPLGDMEADGPPTMVVRLTGAQARAFTSRAKAVVSAGRPPCPFCSLPLDPEGHVCPRSNGYRRRAA; encoded by the coding sequence GTGTCACGGGAACTCTTCGTCTACGACCCCCCGGAACGGTTCGTCGCCGGCACCGTCGGACTCCCCGGGCACCGCACCTTCTACCTGCAGGCGGCCTCCGGCGGCCGGATCACCTCGGTGGCGCTGGAGAAGGAGCAGGTCGAGGCGCTGGCCGAACGGCTGGACGACCTGCTGGACGAGGTGGTGCGCCGCTCCGGCGGCGCCGCCCCGGTCCCGGCGATCGCGCCGCTGGAGCTCTCCGACGACAAGCCGCTGGAGCAGCCGGTCTTCGAGGAGTTCCGGGTCGCGGCCCTGGCCCTGGCCTGGGACGGCGAGACCCAGCGGGTGGTCATCGAGGCGATGGCGCCGATGGAGGGCGAGGGCGAGCCGCCGCTGGGCGACATGGAGGCCGACGGCCCGCCGACCATGGTGGTCCGGCTCACCGGCGCGCAGGCGCGGGCGTTCACCTCCCGGGCCAAGGCGGTCGTGTCGGCCGGGCGCCCGCCGTGCCCGTTCTGCTCGCTGCCCCTGGACCCCGAGGGCCACGTCTGCCCGCGCTCCAACGGCTACCGGCGGCGCGCCGCTTGA
- a CDS encoding histidine phosphatase family protein: MTLVLLIRHGRTTANSSGILAGWTKGVRLDERGEQQAGELAKRLAEVPLAAVVSSPLERCRQTSDIVLAGREGVPVHLDERIGECRYGDWTGRPLSELAQEPLWRVVQAHPSAARFPGPEGESLADMSARAVAAVREWNTLIAAEHGPEAVWALFSHGDVIKALAADALGLHLDQFQRITADPCSVTAVRYTELRPFVVRLNDVGGDPAPYKPAPERSPSADADAAVGGGAGADNA, encoded by the coding sequence GTGACCCTGGTACTTCTGATCCGCCACGGCCGCACCACCGCCAACAGCTCGGGCATCCTGGCCGGCTGGACCAAGGGTGTGCGCCTGGACGAGCGCGGCGAGCAGCAGGCGGGCGAGCTGGCCAAGCGGCTGGCCGAGGTGCCGCTGGCGGCCGTGGTGAGCTCTCCGCTGGAGCGCTGCCGGCAGACCTCCGACATCGTGCTGGCCGGCCGCGAGGGCGTGCCGGTGCACCTCGACGAGCGGATCGGCGAGTGCCGCTACGGCGACTGGACCGGCCGTCCGCTCTCCGAGCTGGCGCAGGAGCCGCTGTGGCGGGTGGTGCAGGCGCATCCCTCCGCCGCGCGCTTCCCCGGGCCCGAGGGCGAGTCGCTCGCCGACATGTCCGCGCGTGCGGTCGCCGCGGTCAGGGAATGGAACACCCTGATAGCCGCGGAACACGGACCGGAGGCGGTGTGGGCGCTGTTCTCGCACGGCGACGTCATCAAGGCGCTGGCCGCCGACGCGCTCGGGCTGCACCTGGACCAGTTCCAGCGGATCACCGCCGATCCCTGCTCGGTGACGGCTGTGCGCTACACCGAGCTGCGGCCTTTCGTTGTGCGCCTGAACGACGTCGGCGGCGACCCGGCTCCGTACAAGCCGGCTCCGGAGCGTTCGCCCTCAGCGGACGCAGACGCCGCAGTGGGCGGCGGCGCGGGCGCCGACAACGCATGA